The Megachile rotundata isolate GNS110a chromosome 11, iyMegRotu1, whole genome shotgun sequence genome includes a region encoding these proteins:
- the LOC100875099 gene encoding uncharacterized protein LOC100875099 isoform X1 translates to MGNGLIPLTVVAMVSVVAGTIGQRAFGKRNLDYPDYSAKYDEYPVVVPKRAALLFDQLMVALQKVVDNQNRENLGSSRSFSRSSPRLSADSSQIVSPADEQTVKMDLQRRGQPKGRVYWRCYFNAVTCFKRK, encoded by the exons ATGGGCAACGGGCTGATTCCATTGACGGTGGTGGCGATGGTGTCCGTCGTCGCGGGGACCATCGGCCAACGAGCTTTCGGCAAGAGGAATCTCGATTATCCAGACTACTCCGCCAAATACGACGAGTATCCG GTGGTAGTACCAAAGAGGGCAGCTCTCCTGTTCGACCAGCTAATGGTCGCCCTACAAAAGGTGGTAGACAACCAGAACCGAGAAAACCTCGGCAGTAGCAGATCATTCTCGAGATCTTCTCCCCGTCTCTCAGCCGACAGCTCTCAAATCGTTTCTCCAGCAGACGAACAAACGGTGAAG ATGGATCTCCAACGACGAGGCCAACCAAAAGGACGAGTCTACTGGCGCTGTTACTTCAACGCGGTGACATGCTTCAAGAGAAAGTGA
- the LOC100882206 gene encoding tRNA (uracil-5-)-methyltransferase homolog A yields the protein MATSETTEPEKNPYAYLDRDDFTSERYKIEVRGLPKYYGIGEFKKLLNEKLELQICKIKPPKRSSGWIYVSFRNEESRQKAIEKLNGILWKNCKLNAQIAKPAPDPFIKRKLEEETERKRLKVDEDAQSISIEDKVKFTTTPLWDVPYSSQLELKQKEMRHILTNICNQMLNESRKDVLDWLKQQKEKYEGLPCELLPILSTEVTTGYRNKCEFTVGRSTEKNKVTIGFRLSSYAAGSTAVGPIDHLCHIPDKMKAVVKVLEEFMQDSELKPFEPVDHTGYWRQVTVRTTLGSDLMVIVAVHPQDLTSEKLDEIKSQLKQFFETGKGAEVHVTSLYFQIMNKKSADSKGGDNYFHISGTRYIEETLLGMKFRVSPQAFFQVNTIGAQELYKAAIDLAKPTADTALLDICCGTGTIALAFSKYCSEVFGVEVVEDAIKDAKENAVANQITNCEFFVGKAEDILSPIIHRTTKPDVIAVVDPPRAGLHQRALLSLRKARKLSRLIYVSCDPRAAAKNLVDLARPTSKQYIGEPLVPVKAVAVDMFPHTKHCELVLCLERLSAVRGDSDSTQ from the exons TCTAAACGAGAAGCTGGAGTTGCAAATATGCAAGATAAAACCACCGAAACGAAGCAGTGGATGGATTTACGTGTCTTTCAGGAACGAAGAAAGTCGTCAGAAAGCTATAGAAAAGTTGAATggaattttatggaaaaattgTAAGCTTAATGCTCAG ATAGCTAAACCAGCTCCAGAtccttttataaaaagaaaactaGAAGAAGAAACTGAACGTAAACGTCTGAAAGTAGACGAAGATGCTCAGAGTATTTCTATAGAAGACAAAGTTAAATTCACTACAACACCACTTTGGGATGTGCCTTATTCAAGTCAA ttggAATTAAAACAGAAAGAAATGAGACATATCttaacaaatatttgtaatCAAATGTTGAACGAAAGCAGGAAGGATGTCCTAGATTGGCTCAaacaacaaaaagaaaaatatgaaggCCTACCTTGTGAATTGCTTCCCATTCTCAGCACAGAAGTAACCACGGGTTATAGAAATAAATGCGAATTTACAGTTG GTAGAAGTACAGAAAAGAATAAAGTTACAATAGGCTTTAGATTATCTAGTTACGCCGCTGGTTCTACAGCGGTGGGACCCATAGACCATCTCTGTCACATTCCTGATAAAATGAAAGCCGTGGTCAAA GTTCTAGAAGAGTTTATGCAAGATTCTGAACTGAAACCTTTTGAACCGGTCGATCACACCGGATACTGGAGACAAGTTACCGTCAGAACCACTCTTGGCAGTGATCTGATGGTAATAGTGGCTGTGCATCCTCAAGACCTGACTTCAGAAAAACTGGACGAGATAAAATCGCaacttaaacaattttttgaaacTGGAAAGGGTGCAGAGGTTCACGTAACatctttatatttccaaataatgaataaaaa AAGCGCAGATTCAAAAGGAGGAGATAATTATTTCCACATCAGCGGAACAAGATACATAGAGGAAACCTTGTTGGGCATGAAATTCCGCGTCTCTCCTCAAGCGTTCTTCCAAGTGAACACAATAGGCGCTCAAGAACTATACAAAGCAGCGATCGACTTAGCAAAACCCACCGCGGACACCGCACTGTTGGACATCTGCTGCGGCACAGGAACAATAGCTCTCGCATTCTCAAAG TACTGCAGCGAGGTGTTCGGAGTGGAAGTAGTGGAGGATGCTATTAAGGACGCTAAGGAGAACGCTGTCGCGAATCAGATAACAAACTGCGAGTTCTTCGTCGGCAAAGCGGAAGACATACTGTCTCCGATTATACACAGAACCACGAAACCCGATGTCATCGCTGTGGTGGATCCTCCACGAGCTGGGCTCC ATCAGAGAGCGTTGTTGTCTCTACGCAAGGCGAGAAAGTTGTCCAGACTAATTTACGTCTCCTGCGACCCTCGAGCTGCGGCGAAGAACCTGGTGGACCTTGCGAGGCCCACGTCGAAGCAGTACATCGGCGAGCCGCTGGTTCCTGTAAAGGCAGTGGCCGTGGACATGTTTCCACACACGAAGCACTGCGAACTGGTGCTGTGTCTGGAAAGGTTGTCCGCGGTCAGGGGGGACAGCGACTCGACCCAATAA
- the LOC100875099 gene encoding uncharacterized protein LOC100875099 isoform X2, producing MIGRYGRKKAVDNGQRLEVEPHHLYTGCLTTSVVVPKRAALLFDQLMVALQKVVDNQNRENLGSSRSFSRSSPRLSADSSQIVSPADEQTVKMDLQRRGQPKGRVYWRCYFNAVTCFKRK from the exons ATGATAGGGAGGTACGGTCGTAAAAAGGCAGTCGACAATGGCCAACGACTCGAAGTCGAACCACATCatctttatacagggtgtctcacaactagc GTGGTAGTACCAAAGAGGGCAGCTCTCCTGTTCGACCAGCTAATGGTCGCCCTACAAAAGGTGGTAGACAACCAGAACCGAGAAAACCTCGGCAGTAGCAGATCATTCTCGAGATCTTCTCCCCGTCTCTCAGCCGACAGCTCTCAAATCGTTTCTCCAGCAGACGAACAAACGGTGAAG ATGGATCTCCAACGACGAGGCCAACCAAAAGGACGAGTCTACTGGCGCTGTTACTTCAACGCGGTGACATGCTTCAAGAGAAAGTGA